Proteins encoded in a region of the Lemur catta isolate mLemCat1 chromosome 14, mLemCat1.pri, whole genome shotgun sequence genome:
- the BLOC1S2 gene encoding biogenesis of lysosome-related organelles complex 1 subunit 2 isoform X2, which yields MFSKMATYLTGELTATSEDYKLLENMNKLTSLKYLEMKDIAINISRNLKDLNQKYAGLQPYLDQINVIEEQVAALEQAAYKLDAYSKKLEAKYKKLEKR from the exons ATGTTCTCCAAAATGGCCACTTACCTGACTGGGGAACTGACGG CCACCAGTGAAGACTATAAGCTCctggaaaatatgaataaactaACCAGCTTGAAGTATCTTGAAATGAAAGATATTGCTATAAACATTAGTAGAAACTTAAAGGACTTAAACCAGAAGT atgctGGACTGCAGCCTTATCTGGATCAGATCAATGTCATTGAAGAGCAGGTAGCAGCTCTTGAGCAGGCAGCTTACAAGTTGGATGCATATTCAAAAAAACTGG
- the BLOC1S2 gene encoding biogenesis of lysosome-related organelles complex 1 subunit 2 isoform X1, giving the protein MRKLPRTGSGAGPGMAAAAEGVPATRREEPARDDAAVETAEEAKEPAEADITELCRDMFSKMATYLTGELTATSEDYKLLENMNKLTSLKYLEMKDIAINISRNLKDLNQKYAGLQPYLDQINVIEEQVAALEQAAYKLDAYSKKLEAKYKKLEKR; this is encoded by the exons ATGCGCAAACTCCCAAGAACCGGAAGCGGCGCAGGGCCGGGCATGGCGGCTGCGGCTGAGGGTGTGCCGGCGACCCGACGGGAGGAGCCTGCTCGAG ACGATGCCGCGGTGGAGACAGCTGAGGAAGCAAAGGAGCCTGCTGAAGCTGACATCACTGAACTTTGCCGGGACATGTTCTCCAAAATGGCCACTTACCTGACTGGGGAACTGACGG CCACCAGTGAAGACTATAAGCTCctggaaaatatgaataaactaACCAGCTTGAAGTATCTTGAAATGAAAGATATTGCTATAAACATTAGTAGAAACTTAAAGGACTTAAACCAGAAGT atgctGGACTGCAGCCTTATCTGGATCAGATCAATGTCATTGAAGAGCAGGTAGCAGCTCTTGAGCAGGCAGCTTACAAGTTGGATGCATATTCAAAAAAACTGG